The sequence CACCACATGCATCAACACGTGTTCCACCACCAACAATAATTTCAAGATGGACGTGTGGATAACTTGTTCGTCCCGTCATACCAACATAACCAATATTCTCACCTTTAGCGACAGTTTGTCCTGCTTGGAAATAACCTGGACTTGCCATGTGTGCATAGAGGGATCTGTATCCATTACCATGGTCGATAACTATATAGTTACCCCATCCTCCTGGATCATATGAGTTCGTTGTGACAACACCACGATCAATTGCGTAAATTGGTCCATAGCCACTACCGTGTGTTGAGAAGTCTGTACCTGAGTGATTTGGATAACAACCATAACCACAGAGAACATATGCATTGTCTAAAGGCCAACGCCATGCACCACTACCAACTTTAGGTTCAACTTTTGTACCATAACGAATAACACCACGTACTGGTTTCTTAGTTTCTTTACTCGATATTTCTTTCGTTGAAATGGATGCACCATTCTCATAAATATCTTCATAAATAACGTCACGAGCTCCGTTTTGTTCCACGACATCCACAACTTCTTTACCTTCCGCAAGTTCTGGATCGGATTGATATACCGTTTTTTCAGGATATACCGGTTCCGTCGTCATACGTTGTTTTGTTACGGTGACTGTAAATGGCGAATCAAACTTACTTACTCGAAGTTCTGATCCAACTTCAAGAACTTGATTCACATCTTTAATTTTATCCGCATTAATGGATTGAATCTGGTTTACGTTCATTCCACTGTGATATGCAATACCTTCTAAGGTATCAAACGGTTTTATTTTATATGTTTCAACTTTCGGATTATACCCATAGCTTAGGAAGGTCAGAATTTCTGTTTCATCTTTTAGGATTTTATCCTTCGTCGCAAGACCCCGTGTTACTTTTACGGTTTCTTTAACCTTCACGTCTATATCCTTGGTTCCATAATCTGTAATGGCAGGAATTTTCTTATTATTCTTGATCGCATCAAAGGTACTTTCACTGGTAAAGTTTTGGATAAATTTATCACGTGCTGAATCAAAATCTTCAGAATTCTTTACATAGATGATGGCTCCATTTGAGAATGTAACTTTATTCGCTTCAATTGCAAATAAGTTTTCTTTATAAAGATATTCAAAAATATCATTGTCACGATCTTCATAAACATTAAAACTCATTTCATCTACTTGAATGAGGTCGTCAATAAATCCCAGCTTTGAATCTGGAAATTCTTCTTTATATTCATTTTCATACACTTCATCAAACATCTTTTGTAGACGAGTCGAATCTTTTAAGACCCCTACAAGTTTTTGCTCGCGATAAAGCTTTGTAATCACTACAGGTTTATCATTTACAGTCACAACTTCTTGTGGAAATATTGCAGATGATGAATCGATTGCTTCATATGCTGTTTTAATTTCCGATGCTGAAGTTGGAGACTTGTAAAGATACCCTAATCCAACCGCAAAAAGAAATGCGACGGATATCATAATGAGGTTTTTATGTTTTTTCATATTACATTCTACCTCCATCTCCGGCAACACCATAGAACTTACTTATGGAAGCATTGAACATAAGTGTAATGTCTGCCAATGCACCATTACGGTGTTTCGCCATTTTTAGTAATACTTCTTGTTGTTCTGGTTTCGGTAATTGAGGTCCATCGTCCTCTTCACCTTCGCGGTCTTTATAATAATCTTCTCGATACAAGAACATTACAATATCCGCATCTTGCTCAATCGAACCGGATTCACGTAAATCACTCAATTGTGGTATTTTACTGTCTCGACGTTCCACTAAACGTGATAACTGTGACAGCGCAATAACAGGGCAATCCATTTCACGGGCTAACTGTTTGAGACCACGTGAAATTTCAGATACTTCTTGTTGACGTGATTCTGTTTTTCCACGTCCTGAGATCAGCTGAATATAGTCAATCACAATCATATCTAAATTACCTTCAGATTTAAGTTTTCGACATTTTGAAAAAATTTCTGGAACAGTAATTGTTGAACTATCATCAATAAAGATGTTGAGCTTTGATAGCACATTGGCTCCTGCATAAACATTATTTAATTGCTCATCATTTAAGTTACCGGTACGTAAATACTCGCTCTTCACAGAAGATTGCGCACTCAACATACGTGAAATTAGATGTGTTGCAGGCATTTCGAGGGAGAAAATCGCCATTCCTGCTTTTTCATTTTTATTGTGGCGTGCTGCATTCAGTGCTAGATTCAAGGCAAATGCCGTTTTCCCTACAGACGGACGCGCCGCTAAGATAATTAAATCACCACGTTGCAAACCGTTAGTAACATTATCCAAATGGCTGTAATTGGTCTTCAAACCGGTGATACGGTCGTGGTTTTCACGAATTCGATTTAAATTCTCTATTACTTCATTTACAACCTCACGACTTCGCTGCATTTCAGTTGTACGACGAACACGCGTTACTTCTAAAATTCTTTGTTCCGCTTCATCAAGCAGTGCAGTAAGTTCAGTAGTAGAGTCAAAACCCTTTTCAGCGATAGACTGCCCAACATCAATGAGGCGTCGCATTTGAGCTTTTTCTTGAACAACTTCAATATAGTGTTTCACACTTGCTGGTGTTGCACTGTTTTCTGTAAGTGCAAACAAGTATTCGACACCACCCACACTATCAATTTCATGTTGATCTTTTAATCGTGTTATTAAAGTCGTCGCATCTAAAACACGACCACGTTCAATAATTTCTATCATATGAGAAAATATTTTTTGGTGCTCGGTATTATAAAAGTCATCGACTTGCATATCATATTCTTCAACAACTGCAACAGACTCTGGGAACACCAATAGCGTTCCTAAAAGAGCCATCTCAGCGTCTTGACTGTAAGGCAATTTACGCATAGTTCCTCCTCTTATTCAGCAATTAATTTAACGTGGATTTCTCCGGTTACATCTCCATAAAGTGTTGCTTGGATACGATTTGATCCTAAATGAGTAATTGGACCACTGGGTTTAAATTTACGCTTGTCCACTTTAATCTTGTGTTCTTTTTTCAATGCATCTTCTACTTGTTTTGTGGATACAGAACCAAAGACACGACCACCTTCACCCACTTTGACTTTAAATTCTAAAGTGATTTTCTCAAGCTCTTTCGCTAGAAGTTTCGCTTTTTCAATTTCTGCCTGAACTTCAGCAGCATGTTCTTGTTTTTGGTGATCTAAAATTTCACGACTTTGATCACTTGCCATAACTGCGAGTTTATTCGGTAATAAAAAATTACGCGCATAACCATCCGCAACCTCAACGATATCGTTCTTTTTACCTACTTTTTTAACGTCTTTTAATAAAATTAATTTCATATTATTCACTTTCCTCTCTTACATTTTCTATAGCTTTTTTAAGTGACTCTACGACTTCATGAATCGATTGTCCTTTAATTTGAGCTGCAGCTCCAGTAAAGTGACCGCCACCACCGAGGCGTTCCATAACAACTTGAACGTTTAATTCACCTTTTGATCGTGATGATATCGCGACAATGTCTTCATCAACATAAGCCACCACAAACGACGCTTCAACCTCTTTCACAGTTAGAATTTCATCAGCTGCTTGAGACATCAATGGTCGTGGTAATAACTCATCCTTGTATGCTGCAATTACGTAGTAATCATCAAAAAATTCACATTTACTCAATACTTTGTTTTTCATTTCAAAACTCTCATATTCATCACGAAGCATATTTTCAACTTCCATTAAATCAGCGCCATACTTACGTAATTCAGCTGCGGCTTGGAAAGTTCTACTTCCACTTCGATTTCTAAAGCGATTGGTATCAATAAGCATTCCTGTATACATAAAGGTTGCTTCAAGTTTAGAAATAACAACATTACGTCGATGATACGGGAATAATTCCACAATCAGTTCGCTCGCTGATGAAGCGGACGACTCAATGTACGTTAGGGTTGGTTTAAATTTAAAATCCCCTGTACGTCGATGATGGTCAATAACCACAACAGTTTCTGCTTTATCCACTAAATCTGGGAACTGACATTGTTGTAGCGAATGATGGTCTACCATGATCAGTAATGTGTTTGGACCAATAAGCGAACGCGCTTGTTCATGTGTCACTAAATTGTGATCCTTTTCAAACTCATCACGATGCTTACGAATACCTCCCGCAAGATTGACCTCAGTATCCTCTAAATCAATAACAATCGAAGCTTCTTTATTATAAACGGAAACGATTGACGAGACACCCAGCGCACTTCCGAAACAATCAAAGTCCATCATACGATGGCCTACAATCACAACATTGCTGGATTCTAAAATGTGTTCACCAAGATTTTGAGCCATAACCCGCACACGAACTTTACTACGTTTCTCCACAGCCTCTGTATTTCCACCAAAGTAACGCATAACTTCATTTTTTGTATTAATCGCTACTTGGTCACCGCCACGACTCTGTGCCATTTCAAGGGCTTTATTCGACATATCCTCTAAATCCTTAAAGTTATCACTATGTCGGGCAAACGCAAGAGACAAGGTAATACTTGCATCAATTTTTGTAGCTTGTTTTCGAATCTCATTCACAATCGAGAAACGTTCACTTTCAAGCCTTTGAAATACTTGTTCATTTAAGACTAAAAGATAACGGTCTGGGCGAATACGACGCACGAACATCTCATGATTATCAGCCCATCTTACGACAGCCTGTCGAATGTTTGAGTCAATAAAAGCAATCGTTTGCTCTTCCTCATATTGAGTTGTTTCTTCATAGTTATCAAGGTGCGCAATCCCCAAGACAACTTGATTATTTCGGTTGATAATCTCAAGTTCATTTAAATCCGTAACATCTTTAAAGAAAATAATGTTCTTTTGACCCATCGTCGATGCTTCAAAAACATGGGAATCAAAACGAATTGTCATCGTTTCATTATTTCCTTTAATAATTTTCACAATAGTCGGAAAGATATCAGTAACCAATTCTCCGGTACCAAGGATATTAAGTTCATCAAAAAGCTCACTCATCCAAGTAATCGTATTTTGATCATCAAGTGTGATAATCCCCATATTTGCATATTCAAAAGCATAACTTGCTTCTTGTCCTAATACATCCGCAACAGATATAACGCGTTCCTTGCGACTTGTAATCGCAGTAGCGAAAATATAGAAGATAATTGCAAAGTCAATTACAAGAAAAATATACTGTACAACATACAAATATTTATTAATAAAAACATGGAAAAAGAAGAGGACCACCAATTGGGTCAAAGTTAAAATCATTAAACGTGTTTTAAGAGTCTCAAATTGATTAGACATAATAAACCCCCTAGGTTTTCACCTTAAATTTTATCACAAATCGACACTATTTTCTATTACGATGTAACATCACTAAAACGATATCTGCACTCGTTTTCATTATAAAGAGTTCCATAGCCATTGTAATTAGAACCATACTAATTGAAATACCATAAAGTACAAGTGAATTGTGAATATTTAGAATCCCTTTCACAGATTGAATGATTTCTTGAAAGTCCATACCAAAAGCAGGACCAAAGAAACGAATCATTATAAAGTAAAACAAAGCAATAACTACTCCCATAGCAAGATAACTCCGTGTTGGGGAAGCCTCTTTTTTCATACAGTAAATATACGCTAATCCTACAGCACCATACCCTGCCATCATCAAAATTGTTGAGAAAAGCCCCGACATGATAACCGCCATTATAATACATGATAAGTAAACTACAAACGCCTCGGACCAATCACAATACGATCCGTAGACAATTAAAGGTAGCGCAAGAAACGTCATAAAAAAACCAGCCGTTATGCGATCAAAAAACAAAATAATCCCTGTTAAAGCAACAGTCATTGCACCATATGTTAGGCTCAGTGTTTTCTTCATAATTGTATCCTCCATAAAGTAAAAACCTCTCGTTAGAGAGGCTTTTGAATATCTTAGTTATCTGATACGTATGGTAATAAAGCCATTTGACGAGCACGTTTAATAGCTGTTGCTAATGGACGTTGGTATTTAGCTTTTGTACCTGTAACACGTCTAGGAATAATTTTACCATTTGCTGAGATAAAGCGTTTTAGTAATTCCACATCTTTGTAATCGATTGTTTTTACGTTATTTTTTGTAAAATAGCAAACTTTACGACGTGGTCCACGGAATTTTCTGAATGACATAACAAATCTCCTTTCGATTAGAATGGAAGATCGTCACTGGTTATATCGAGAACAGGCTCATCATCCATTGAGAACGATGGTTCAGGATCAGCTTGGTATGAAGGTGTATAACTTGATCCACCTTGATTACTATTTTGATTCTGGTATTGGCCTTGGCTTGCGCCTTGTTCTTGACGTTGTGCGCGTGATTCGAGTGATTGAAGTGTATCCACAACAACCTCTTGAACGTATACACGTTTACCGGTAGCGTCTTCATATGATCTCGATTGAATTCGACCTTCTAGACCTACTAAAGCACCCTTTAGTAAGTAATTCGCCATAAAATCAGCTGTTTGATTCCAAGCCACACAATTGATGAAATCAGTTTCATCTTGTTGACCGAAGCGGCGATTGCACGCTACAGTAAACGAAACGACTGACTTACCTGTTTGTGTTTTACGAAGTTCTGGATCTCGAGTTAAACGACCCACTAATATAGTGCGATTAATCATAAATAATCACCCCTTGTGTTTTTGATTAGATTTCGTCTTGACGTACGATCATGTGACGGATTACATCGTTATTGATACGTGTTAAACGGTTAAATTCATTAACTGCTTCATCACCTGATGTAAATTGAGTTACTACATAGTAACCTTTTTTGAAGTCTTCAATTTCGTATGCTAGTTCGCGTAAACCCCATTCATTAACTTCATCAATTGTTGCTCCGTTATCTGTTAAGATAGCGTGTAATTTAGCAATAACTGCTGTACGAGCTTCCTCGTCTAATGTAGGTTTCACGATGTACATTACTTCATATTTGCGCATTTGTACACCTCCTTCTGGTCTATGGCTCTTTCGAGCAAGGATATTTTTTTATATTTTATCCGTTCTTCATTATACCAAACAAAAAGGTCTATGTAAACCTATTCCGTCATCACTAAATAAGTTTCACAGACCTAATGTCCTAATCTTCTTTTTTTAGAATAAATCGACGATTTCTTGAATCGCCTGCTTCAACCGCAATCTTAACATCAGAGAATGCAGAGACCACTTCTGAATCATCCATAAACGTCCCACCCGAACGATTCGCTTTCGCATAACAACTCAAAATAAAAGATGTGTGATATGCCTGAGGCGTTTGGGTTTGAATAAAGGAATCCGTATCAACTGTTGACTCAATATATCCATCAACAACACGGCACATACGGCTGGTTGGAGGTAATCCAAGTACACATGCTTTTTCAGTTTGCATGCGAACAAGTAGTTTATCAATTAAACCTTGACGTAACCAAGGACGTACACCGTCATGGATAAGAACAACATCCTCTGAAACCGCTGTAAGACCAATCAACACGCTCTCCTGACGTGTTTTACCGCCCTTAACATAAACAATCTTGCCACTACCATTAGACTTTACAACACGCGTCATATCAGCAGAACTCGCAACAATTACAACCTGTTTGCACTGTGCATCATGCATAAAGACTGAAATTGTCTGACCTAAAACACTTTTTGAGTCATTAAATGAGGCAAGTGCTTTTGCATAACTTGCACCTTCTGCTGCTTTTTTCCCAGCGGCAACAATTAATACTGAATAATCCATAAGTCACCTCTTCTTTTTTAGTATTCTAACATATCACAGGCTCGGATTAAAGGAATTCGTATTATTTACCAAATGCCTCCAGAACAATATCCACAAATTCATTCAAAGGATCTTCAAAAACTTGATTTTTTCGATAACACAGAGTAATCGGTGTTGTGATATCAGTTGTGATATCGTCATAAATATAAAAATCATGATGTATGAGTACTTCCGGTAAGAAACCAATCCCTAAATCTTGTCTTACCGCGAAAAGAATTGCTTCTGAATTAACAGTTTGCCATGTCGGGTGATAAACTAATTTATGTTTTAAAAGCAACGCTTCAAATGCATTACGAATTGAACTCCCGGATTCCCGAAGCAATACTCTGTGTTGAAGTAAAGATTCAAGGTTCGAAATATTATGTGGATATTTAGAGAAAAATTTTAAGCTATAAGTCCCAAGTTCAATTGTCTCAAATGTCTCATCGTGCATTGATCCTTCAATTATAGCGACATCAACTTTATCCTCAATGAGTAGTGCAAGCACATCTTGCGCATTGGCGATTGTTGTTTCGGTTTTATGCTCCAAATGTAAGGATTCATAGCGTTTGATAATATCTGGTAACGTTGTCTTTGCGACAGTGATACTGGACCCTATTCGTAAGGGATTCGATTTATTGAGTTTAAATACATCTGCTTCAAATTGGTGATAACCTTTTAGAAAATGAGTCACTTGAAGATAAAACTGAGCGCCAAACGGAGTTGGCTCAATGCCTCCAGACTTACGCACAAAGAGATTACGATTCAAGACCGTTTCAAGTTCCTTAACTGCTTGAGATACCGCCGGCTGTGATATATACAACGTCTCGGTTGCTTTAGTAATTGACTTAAGTTCGTATACTTCTTTAAAGATTTTTAAGAGTCGAATATTCATAACCTACCTCCATAATGATTTAGTTATACCTCTATCATTTCTATCTATTATAATTATTACCGAGAATTACCTATAATACAAGCGGAGGCTTTTATGAAACAAATATCAAATTTAGAACTATTCTATACATCCTTCTTTTTATCTGCTGTGTCGTTTGGCGGAGGGTATATTACCATCCCAATTTTACGCACAAAGTATGTTGAAGAGAAAAAATTAATTACCGAAGACACATTACAAGATCTTGCTGCAATTGCTCAATCAGCACCCGGTGCCATATCCGTAAATCTAGCAACCGGAGTGGGCTATAAAATCAATGGTAAAGCTGGAGGGTTCGCATCGTTTATCGGGACCATCTTACCACCCTTATTTATAATCTCAGTAATAACATATTTTTATGATTTCTTTATGGGGCAAGCACTTATACAAGCTATATTTAAAGGCTTAGAAGTAGGTGTTGCTGTGATTATGGTGCGATTGGTGCTAGATATGGTTAAGGATCTGTACCAAAGAGATCACAAATTTGCAGTCTTCTTATATCTCACTGGATTGTTGCTTTCTCTCGCATTTAAGATTCATATAGTTTTTATTCTAATCTTTAATTTTGTAGTCGTGTTTATGTTTAATCGATGGGAGCAAGATCATGTTACAGTTGATTAAGCTATTCTTTGAGTTTTTATATGTTGGGTTATTCAGTCTTGGCGGTGGATATGCAACCATTCCACTCATCGAGAATAGAATTATTAACATTCATGGTTGGATTACGACACAAGACTTTATCAATATGATAACCATTTCCCAAATGACTCCCGGGCCTTTGACAGTAAACATCTCAACCTTCGTGGGTCTCAATATTGCTGGAATCCCGGGTGCAATGATCGCGACACTTGGATGCGTCCTTATCGGTGTCTGCTTAACACTTAGTGTGTATGGATCCTATGATAAGGCAAGTCACAAAGATTTATGGGAATTGATTTTGAAATCCTTACGCATTAGTTCCGCAACACTTATCAGTCTTGCGACGGTAACCATTTTTTCAATGTTGCTTTTGAATGAGAGTAGCTTTAGTGCTTTAACTATAGTTGTATTCATCTTAGTATTTGGATTTAGTTATAAATTCAAACTTCAGACAACTCAAATTCTAATGCTTTCTGCCTTTCTTGGTTTATTATGGCTCTTATAGAAAAAAAGATACTAACTGTCAGTTAGTATCTTTTTTTCTTTATCTTTTTTTCATGTGTGGGAATAACAAGACATCGCGAATACTTGCGCTGTCTGTTAAGAGCATGATGAGGCGGTCTAGACCGATACCGATTCCACCTGTTGGCGGCATTCCGTATTCTAACGCTTCAACATAATCAACATCCATTTCATTCGCTTCTTCATTACCAAGTTCACGTTCGCTTAATTGACTTTCAAAACGTTCGCGTTGGTCAATAGGATCGTTCAGTTCGGAGAATGCATTCGCATATTCACGGGCATCAATGAACATCTCAAATCGATCTGTAAAACGAGGATCTTCTGGATTTTTCTTTGCAAGTGGCGACACTTCAACAGGGTGACCATAAACAAATGTTGGTTGGACAATCTTTTCTTCACAGAATGTCTCAAAGAACTCATTAACAACATGGCCAAATGATAATTGATGTTTTGCCATATTAATATTATGTTCTTTCGCAATTGCAACTGCTTCTTCATCAGATTTGACGTTCCAGAAGTCAACTCCTGTAACATCTTTAATGATATCAACCATATGGACACGACGGTAAGGGCCTTTTAGTGAAAGTTCAGTTCCTTGATATACGATTTCAGTTGTTCCTAAGACTTCGTGTGCAAGGTATTCAAGTAAACCTTCACTGATATCCATCATGTCATACATATCTGCGTAAGCTACATAAGCTTCAATTGTCGTGAATTCAGGGTTATGTTTTGGACTCATTCCCTCATTACGGAATAAACGACCAATTTCATAGACACCTTCCATGCCACCAACAATCAAGCGTTTTAAAGGAAGTTCAGTCGCAATTCTTAAATAGAACTCCATATCCAAGGTGTTGTGGTGTGTCACAAAAGGACGTGCTGCTGCGCCTGATAAGATCGGAGTTAAAACCGGTGTTTCAACTTCTACCAAACCACGGTCATCGAAAAATTTTCGAATTGAACGCATAATTAATGGACGTAACATTGCAGTACGTCGTGAGTCTTCATTCATGATTAAATCTAAATAGCGACGACGGTAACGTTCTTCTTTATCTTGTAAACCATGAAATTTATCTGGTAATGGTCGTAATGCTTTTGTAAGGTGTGTCAATTCACTCGCTTTAACGGATAATTCACCATGGTTTGTACGGAAAATTGTTCCTTCAACACCTAAAATATCCCCTAAATCAAGTTCTTTAAAGTACTCAAACGCTAGATCTCCAACTGTATCTTTTCGTACGTAAACTTGGATTTGTCCATCACGATCTTGAAGATGCATAAATCCAGCTTTACCCATGACACGCTTAGTCATAACTCGACCAGCTATTTTGGTTGTAGCTTCAAGTTCTGCAAGTTCTTCTTTTGATTTGCTATCGTAAGCCCCAAAAATGTCGGATGAGCGTTCTTCAGGTTTAAATCCACTTGCAAAGGGATTGATTCCTTGTTCTCGCAAAGCCTCCATTTTCTCACGACGAACAATTTCTTGTTCTGTTAATTCATGTCCCATATTATCACTCTTTCTTATGTAAATAATCTGATTCTATCTTATCAAATTCTATCAATGAATTCATCTAATTTAGTGAAACAGCCGTTAAAATCACACATAACAACAATTTATTTTTAATTCTTACGAAACCATCTATGCATTATTATTAAAATTCATTGCTTTTCGTGATGTATCATAACATAATTTATGGTTTCTGTGTATTCGTGTTCTTTAAAGTATAGATGATAGAATTTAGTTTTTCTTACGTTCTAGAACAATTTCATTTAAATCATCTTCCGTAAATTCATATTTTGAATGACAGTAATGACATTCTAAAACCGCACCTTTATCTTCCGCAATAAGTTCTTTCAGTTCATCAGTACTTAAAGTTCGTAACACATCCGCCATTTGTTCTCTATTGCATCCACAATAGTACTGCGTATCCGTTGTTTCAAGAATAAGAACATCAGGAAATAAATCAGCACAAACTTCGACTGCTTCTTTATCTACCATTAGATTTGAAACCGGAGGCAGTTTCGCAAGTGTTTTTTCAATTTCTGAAATATCATCTTCTGATGCTGAAGGAAGCACTTGAATTAAGATTGCTCCTGCGGATTTAATTGATAAATCTTCGTTCACTAAAACACCTACAGAAACTGCAGATGGGATTTGTTCACTTTGTGCATAGTAGTATGCAAAATCATCACCGATCTCACCTGATTGAAGTTCAACTTGAGAACTGAATGCCATACCATCTAAAACATCATGCGTTACGCTAAGTGTACCTTTTCCAATAGACCCACCGACATCAAGTTTACCAACACTATTTACTTTATGCACATAAGGATTTGAAACAAGTCCACGAACAAAGCCTTTATTGTCTGCATTAACCAAAATATTACCTAACTCACCATCACCACGAATCTCGATAACAAGTTTTTCGTCATCGTTTTTTAGTGTCGTTCCCATGATCGCACCAATACTTAAGGTACGGCCCAAAGCGGCTGAAGCAGCTGGGTAAGTACCATGAAGTTCGTGGGCTCTTTGTACTAGATTTGTTGTTTTTGCAACAAAAATTCGAACATTTCCATTTAGCGCCATTGCGCGTACGATTTTATCACTCATAATTGTCTCCTTTTTTCTTAAAAAAGCCCCAACGA is a genomic window of Erysipelothrix amsterdamensis containing:
- a CDS encoding chromate transporter, whose product is MKQISNLELFYTSFFLSAVSFGGGYITIPILRTKYVEEKKLITEDTLQDLAAIAQSAPGAISVNLATGVGYKINGKAGGFASFIGTILPPLFIISVITYFYDFFMGQALIQAIFKGLEVGVAVIMVRLVLDMVKDLYQRDHKFAVFLYLTGLLLSLAFKIHIVFILIFNFVVVFMFNRWEQDHVTVD
- a CDS encoding chromate transporter: MLQLIKLFFEFLYVGLFSLGGGYATIPLIENRIINIHGWITTQDFINMITISQMTPGPLTVNISTFVGLNIAGIPGAMIATLGCVLIGVCLTLSVYGSYDKASHKDLWELILKSLRISSATLISLATVTIFSMLLLNESSFSALTIVVFILVFGFSYKFKLQTTQILMLSAFLGLLWLL
- the lysS gene encoding lysine--tRNA ligase, with protein sequence MGHELTEQEIVRREKMEALREQGINPFASGFKPEERSSDIFGAYDSKSKEELAELEATTKIAGRVMTKRVMGKAGFMHLQDRDGQIQVYVRKDTVGDLAFEYFKELDLGDILGVEGTIFRTNHGELSVKASELTHLTKALRPLPDKFHGLQDKEERYRRRYLDLIMNEDSRRTAMLRPLIMRSIRKFFDDRGLVEVETPVLTPILSGAAARPFVTHHNTLDMEFYLRIATELPLKRLIVGGMEGVYEIGRLFRNEGMSPKHNPEFTTIEAYVAYADMYDMMDISEGLLEYLAHEVLGTTEIVYQGTELSLKGPYRRVHMVDIIKDVTGVDFWNVKSDEEAVAIAKEHNINMAKHQLSFGHVVNEFFETFCEEKIVQPTFVYGHPVEVSPLAKKNPEDPRFTDRFEMFIDAREYANAFSELNDPIDQRERFESQLSERELGNEEANEMDVDYVEALEYGMPPTGGIGIGLDRLIMLLTDSASIRDVLLFPHMKKR
- the hslO gene encoding Hsp33 family molecular chaperone HslO; its protein translation is MSDKIVRAMALNGNVRIFVAKTTNLVQRAHELHGTYPAASAALGRTLSIGAIMGTTLKNDDEKLVIEIRGDGELGNILVNADNKGFVRGLVSNPYVHKVNSVGKLDVGGSIGKGTLSVTHDVLDGMAFSSQVELQSGEIGDDFAYYYAQSEQIPSAVSVGVLVNEDLSIKSAGAILIQVLPSASEDDISEIEKTLAKLPPVSNLMVDKEAVEVCADLFPDVLILETTDTQYYCGCNREQMADVLRTLSTDELKELIAEDKGAVLECHYCHSKYEFTEDDLNEIVLERKKN